Proteins encoded by one window of Erwinia pyrifoliae DSM 12163:
- the gpmA gene encoding 2,3-diphosphoglycerate-dependent phosphoglycerate mutase: MAVTKLVLVRHGESQWNNENRFTGWYDVDLSEKGRTEAKAAGQLLKKEGFTFDFAYTSVLKRAIHTLWNILDEVDQVWLPVEKSWRLNERHYGALQGLDKAETANKYGDEQVKQWRRGFAVTPPELDRADERFPGHDPRYASLSAEQLPTTESLALTIDRVLPYWNESILPRMKSGEKVIIAAHGNSLRALVKYLDNMSEEEILELNIPTGVPLVYEFDENFKPIRHYYLGDADEIAAKAADVANQGKAK; this comes from the coding sequence ATGGCTGTAACAAAGCTGGTTCTGGTACGTCACGGCGAAAGCCAGTGGAACAACGAAAACCGTTTCACCGGTTGGTACGACGTTGATCTGTCAGAGAAAGGCCGCACCGAGGCAAAAGCCGCCGGTCAGCTGCTGAAGAAAGAAGGTTTTACCTTCGATTTTGCTTACACTTCTGTGCTGAAACGTGCCATTCATACCTTGTGGAACATCCTGGATGAAGTTGACCAGGTGTGGCTGCCGGTAGAGAAGTCATGGCGTCTTAACGAGCGTCACTACGGTGCGCTGCAAGGACTGGATAAGGCTGAAACCGCTAACAAATACGGTGACGAGCAGGTTAAGCAGTGGCGTCGTGGCTTTGCCGTTACCCCACCTGAGCTGGATCGTGCCGATGAGCGTTTCCCCGGTCACGATCCTCGCTATGCTTCGTTGTCCGCTGAACAGTTGCCGACGACCGAAAGCCTGGCGCTGACCATTGACCGCGTGCTGCCATACTGGAATGAATCTATTCTGCCGCGTATGAAAAGCGGAGAGAAAGTGATCATTGCCGCGCACGGTAACTCCTTGCGCGCGCTGGTCAAATACCTGGACAATATGAGTGAAGAAGAGATCCTCGAATTAAATATCCCGACTGGCGTACCGCTGGTCTATGAGTTCGATGAAAACTTTAAGCCGATCAGACACTACTACCTGGGCGATGCAGATGAAATCGCCGCTAAGGCAGCTGACGTAGCTAACCAGGGTAAAGCGAAGTAA
- the galM gene encoding galactose-1-epimerase, producing MLTSGSSTADGSGCRITTLHNGNGMVATFMDQGATWLSARVPMGDGSVREALLGCASPSDYARQSAYLGATVGRYANRIAYAQFHYQGTPLPLLANQGQHQLHGGPDGFNQRRWQVVSHSNSEVEYRLESTDGDQGFPGRLSVSLCYRLDDDNALSISYHASVDRPCPVNLTNHAYFNLDGVQGDARQHRLLIKADRYLPVDSEGIPNAPLKAVDGTSFDFRREKSLAQDFMQDDDQRAVQGYDHAFLLNAAAGEAAASLWSADGKLRLDVFTSAPALQLYSGNHLAGTPARDRGVYDSFQGIALESEFLPDSPNHPEWPQPDCWLQPGESYQSVTRYQLTALD from the coding sequence ATGCTAACGTCCGGGTCATCCACAGCTGACGGTTCTGGCTGCCGGATTACCACTTTGCATAATGGTAACGGCATGGTCGCCACCTTTATGGACCAGGGTGCAACCTGGCTTTCTGCCCGCGTGCCGATGGGCGACGGCAGCGTGCGTGAAGCGCTGCTGGGCTGTGCTTCACCGTCAGACTATGCACGACAGTCGGCTTACCTGGGCGCTACCGTGGGCCGCTATGCCAACCGCATTGCCTACGCGCAGTTCCACTATCAGGGTACCCCCCTTCCGCTGCTGGCAAACCAGGGTCAACACCAGCTGCACGGCGGCCCTGATGGCTTCAACCAGCGCCGCTGGCAGGTTGTCAGCCACAGCAATAGCGAAGTGGAGTATCGGCTCGAATCGACGGATGGCGATCAGGGTTTCCCCGGCAGGCTGTCAGTTTCGCTGTGCTATCGCCTTGACGACGATAATGCGCTGTCAATAAGCTATCACGCCTCGGTAGACAGACCCTGCCCGGTTAATCTCACCAATCATGCCTATTTTAATCTGGATGGCGTTCAGGGTGATGCGCGCCAGCATCGCCTTTTAATCAAAGCAGATCGCTATCTGCCCGTTGACAGCGAAGGCATTCCCAACGCACCGTTGAAAGCCGTGGACGGCACCAGCTTCGATTTTCGCCGGGAAAAAAGCCTGGCACAGGATTTTATGCAGGATGATGACCAGCGTGCAGTGCAGGGTTACGATCACGCTTTCCTGCTGAACGCGGCAGCAGGCGAAGCGGCCGCCTCGCTTTGGTCTGCTGACGGCAAATTACGGCTGGATGTGTTCACCAGCGCTCCGGCGTTACAGCTGTACAGCGGCAATCACCTGGCAGGGACTCCGGCGCGCGATAGGGGTGTTTATGATTCTTTTCAGGGTATTGCACTGGAAAGCGAGTTCTTGCCCGATTCGCCTAACCACCCAGAGTGGCCGCAGCCAGACTGCTGGCTACAGCCCGGTGAATCGTATCAGTCGGTGACGCGCTATCAGCTGACGGCACTTGACTGA
- the galK gene encoding galactokinase produces MILQNTTRQIFNNAFSYAPSHLIQAPGRVNLIGEHTDYNEGFVLPCAINYQTVIACATRSDRQVRVIAADYDNQQDIFSLDEPIERHPQQLWSDYVRGVVKYLQQRTADFSGVDMVISGNVPQGAGLSSSASLEVAVGSVFRQLYSLPLNGADIALNGQQAENQFVGCNCGIMDQMISALGEQDHALLLDCRTLSTRPVPLPSNIAVVIINTNFKRNLVGSEYNTRRQQCEAGAQFFGQSSLRDVELAEFAAREHELDPLVAKRVRHVLTENARTLEAADVLARGDLARLAVLMAESHASMRDDFEITVPAVDLLVEMVKNSLGESGGVRMTGGGFGGCVVALMPRERVASVKAAVERHYQAKSGIKETFYVCTASAGAGPC; encoded by the coding sequence ATGATCTTACAAAATACCACCCGGCAGATCTTCAACAACGCTTTCAGCTATGCGCCAAGCCATCTGATTCAGGCACCGGGCCGCGTCAACCTGATTGGTGAACATACCGATTACAACGAGGGTTTTGTGCTGCCGTGCGCCATCAATTATCAGACGGTGATCGCCTGCGCCACGCGCAGTGACCGCCAGGTGCGGGTGATTGCCGCTGACTATGATAATCAGCAGGATATCTTCTCGCTGGATGAACCGATTGAGCGCCATCCGCAGCAGCTGTGGTCTGACTATGTACGCGGCGTGGTGAAATATTTGCAGCAGCGTACGGCTGACTTTAGCGGAGTTGATATGGTTATCAGCGGCAACGTGCCGCAGGGGGCCGGATTAAGTTCGTCAGCCTCGCTTGAAGTCGCGGTGGGTAGCGTGTTTCGGCAGCTGTACTCGCTGCCGCTGAACGGCGCGGACATTGCGCTTAACGGCCAGCAGGCTGAAAACCAGTTTGTCGGCTGTAACTGCGGCATTATGGATCAAATGATTTCAGCGCTGGGCGAGCAGGATCACGCTTTGCTGCTCGACTGCCGCACCCTGAGTACACGCCCGGTGCCGCTGCCTTCCAATATTGCGGTGGTGATTATCAACACTAACTTCAAGCGTAACCTGGTGGGCAGTGAGTACAACACGCGCCGCCAGCAGTGCGAAGCCGGAGCGCAGTTCTTTGGTCAATCCTCGCTACGCGACGTTGAGCTGGCGGAATTTGCCGCGCGTGAACATGAGCTGGATCCGCTGGTCGCTAAACGGGTTCGCCACGTCCTGACGGAAAACGCCCGTACGCTGGAAGCTGCCGACGTGCTGGCGCGCGGCGATCTGGCGCGACTGGCGGTACTGATGGCCGAATCACACGCCTCGATGCGCGATGACTTCGAGATCACCGTACCCGCAGTGGATTTACTGGTTGAAATGGTCAAAAACAGCCTTGGCGAAAGCGGCGGCGTGCGCATGACCGGCGGCGGCTTTGGCGGCTGTGTGGTTGCCCTGATGCCGCGTGAGCGGGTCGCCAGCGTTAAGGCAGCCGTTGAGCGGCATTACCAGGCGAAATCCGGCATCAAAGAGACGTTCTATGTCTGTACCGCTTCAGCAGGAGCTGGCCCATGCTAA
- the galT gene encoding galactose-1-phosphate uridylyltransferase, whose protein sequence is MQTFNPADHPHRRYNPLSDRWILVSPHRAKRPWQGAQETPAKEKLPAHDADCFLCPGNTRITGDKNPDYASTYVFTNDFAALMTDTPDAPHSDDLLMRCESARGTSRVICFSPDHSKTLPELTLDGLIEVVKTWQQQTADLGQHYPWVQVFENKGAAMGCSNPHPHGQVWANSFLPNEAQCEDNLQRAYYAKNGTPMLVDYAARELQDVSRKVVETEHWLAVVPWWAAWPFETLLLPKAHVKRLTELSAGQRDDLAVALKKLTSRYDNLFQCSFPYSMGWHGAPFNDDANAHWQLHAHFYPPLLRSASVRKFMVGYEMLAETQRDLTAEQAAQRLRAVSDIHFREAGTQP, encoded by the coding sequence ATGCAGACATTCAACCCGGCCGATCATCCTCATCGCCGCTATAACCCGCTGTCCGATCGGTGGATTCTGGTTTCACCGCACCGGGCGAAACGTCCGTGGCAGGGCGCACAGGAAACGCCGGCAAAGGAAAAGCTTCCGGCACACGATGCGGACTGTTTTCTTTGCCCCGGAAACACGCGGATCACCGGGGACAAAAACCCTGATTACGCCAGCACCTATGTTTTTACCAACGACTTTGCCGCGCTGATGACCGATACGCCCGACGCCCCGCACAGCGACGATCTGCTGATGCGCTGCGAAAGCGCGCGCGGCACCAGCAGGGTGATCTGCTTTTCGCCCGATCACAGTAAAACGCTGCCGGAGCTGACGCTGGACGGACTGATTGAGGTGGTTAAAACCTGGCAACAGCAGACCGCCGATCTTGGCCAGCATTATCCGTGGGTACAGGTGTTTGAAAATAAAGGCGCGGCGATGGGCTGCTCCAATCCCCATCCGCACGGGCAGGTCTGGGCCAACAGCTTCTTGCCAAATGAAGCACAGTGCGAAGATAACCTGCAACGCGCTTATTACGCTAAGAACGGTACGCCGATGCTGGTTGATTACGCTGCGCGCGAATTACAGGACGTTAGCCGCAAGGTGGTAGAGACGGAACACTGGCTGGCGGTGGTGCCCTGGTGGGCTGCATGGCCGTTTGAAACGCTGCTGCTGCCAAAAGCGCACGTTAAGCGCCTGACTGAGCTGAGCGCCGGGCAGCGCGACGATCTGGCTGTGGCATTGAAAAAGCTCACCAGCCGTTATGATAACCTGTTTCAGTGCTCTTTCCCTTATTCCATGGGCTGGCACGGCGCGCCCTTTAATGACGATGCCAACGCTCACTGGCAGCTGCACGCCCATTTCTATCCGCCGCTACTGCGCTCGGCCTCAGTGCGTAAATTTATGGTCGGCTATGAAATGCTGGCTGAAACCCAACGTGATTTAACCGCAGAGCAGGCAGCACAACGGCTACGTGCCGTCAGCGATATTCATTTCCGTGAGGCGGGAACGCAACCATGA
- the modF gene encoding molybdate ABC transporter ATP-binding protein ModF, translated as MSMLHITRGIFRLSDTRTXNLNELMVQSGESWAFVGANGSGKSSLARALSGELLLVAGSLVSQFQRPWRMSLEQLQKRVEDEWQRNNTDMLSXDEEDTGYLVSXVIQEETRNEERCQQLAALFGIGHLLTRRFKYLSTGETRKTLLCQALMAQPDLLILDEPFDGLDIASRAALAAVLSDLQHRGITLALVLNRFDDIPAFIDRVGVLAECTLVRTGERQAILAEALVAQLAHSETLAGMTLPEADDISAIPALAEDAPLIVLCNGVVSYNDRPVLHQLNWQVERGQHWQIVGPNGAGKSTLLSLVTGDHPQGYSNDLTLFGRRRGSGETIWDIKQHIGYVSSSLHLDYRVSSSVRNVLISGYFDSIGLYQAVSDRQRRLASQWLDLLGISAAMADSPFHDLSWGQQRLVLIARALVKHPVLLILDEPLQGLDPLNRLLVRRFVDVLIGEGRTQLLFVSHHAEDAPRCITHRLSFVPEGEAYRYCQDKR; from the coding sequence ATGTCTATGTTGCACATCACGCGGGGTATCTTTCGCCTTAGTGATACCCGCACGNTTAATCTCAATGAGCTGATGGTTCAGTCTGGCGAAAGCTGGGCTTTTGTTGGCGCTAATGGCAGCGGTAAATCCTCGCTGGCGCGCGCCCTGTCCGGCGAACTGCTACTCGTGGCGGGCAGCCTCGTCAGCCAGTTTCAGCGCCCGTGGCGCATGTCACTGGAGCAGTTACAGAAAAGAGTTGAAGATGAGTGGCAACGCAATAACACCGATATGCTTAGCNTTGACGAAGAGGATACGGGTTATCTCGTCAGTGANGTCATTCAGGAAGAAACCCGGAATGAAGAGCGCTGCCAACAGCTGGCCGCGCTGTTTGGCATCGGGCACCTGCTGACGCGCCGCTTTAAATATCTCTCGACCGGGGAAACGCGCAAAACCCTGCTGTGCCAGGCGCTGATGGCACAGCCCGATCTGCTGATCCTCGATGAACCCTTTGACGGGCTGGACATCGCTTCACGCGCCGCTCTCGCCGCCGTTCTCAGCGATCTGCAGCACAGGGGGATCACGCTGGCGCTGGTGCTGAATCGTTTTGATGATATTCCTGCGTTTATCGATCGGGTGGGCGTGCTGGCAGAATGTACCCTTGTCCGTACTGGCGAGCGCCAGGCTATCCTTGCCGAAGCTCTGGTAGCACAGTTAGCGCACAGTGAAACGCTGGCTGGCATGACGCTGCCTGAAGCTGACGATATCAGCGCTATCCCGGCGCTGGCGGAAGACGCCCCGCTGATTGTCCTGTGTAATGGCGTGGTTTCGTACAACGATCGTCCTGTCCTGCATCAGCTTAACTGGCAGGTGGAACGCGGCCAGCACTGGCAAATTGTCGGCCCGAACGGGGCCGGGAAATCTACCCTGCTCAGTCTGGTGACCGGCGATCATCCGCAAGGCTATAGTAACGACCTGACGCTGTTCGGCCGCCGCCGTGGCAGCGGAGAGACCATCTGGGATATCAAGCAGCATATTGGCTATGTCAGTAGCAGCCTGCACCTTGATTACCGCGTCAGTAGCAGCGTACGTAACGTGTTGATATCTGGCTATTTCGATTCGATTGGGCTTTACCAGGCGGTGTCCGACCGCCAGCGGCGGCTGGCCAGCCAGTGGCTGGATCTGCTGGGCATCAGCGCGGCAATGGCGGACTCGCCGTTCCACGACCTTTCCTGGGGACAGCAGCGGCTGGTGCTCATCGCCCGTGCACTGGTGAAACACCCGGTGCTGCTGATCCTCGACGAACCGTTGCAGGGGCTGGACCCGTTAAACCGCCTGCTGGTGCGCCGCTTTGTTGACGTGCTGATCGGCGAGGGCCGCACCCAGCTGCTTTTTGTCTCGCACCATGCGGAAGATGCGCCGCGCTGCATCACTCATCGACTGAGTTTTGTGCCTGAAGGCGAGGCATATCGCTATTGCCAGGATAAGCGTTGA